Below is a window of Plasmodium brasilianum strain Bolivian I chromosome 14, whole genome shotgun sequence DNA.
TTTGCACAGAGTGTAAATGAATTTTAATtaccttttaattttttaattttttattttattttattttttttttttttttttaaaataattttttttgcaaaatgatattgaaaaaacttttaaattttaatatatttcttgtAACAGTTTTATCCTTAGCAAATACAAATTATGATAAGAAAAATACGtgtatgataaaaaatatttttcgaaACAATTCATCCAGTATAGTTGGTCGCTTGCTAAATgtaaattcaaataaaaaaaagttaagcACGCATATAAATTTCCCGTCCCTGAtttatgaacaaattaaattttccaaatttttgAATCTTGATAATATCTTTGAGAAGGATATTATTAAGAGTATTAAGCACAAAATAAAGAGACCCCCATCATATATCATACAGAAAAGACTAATGAGTGAAAAGGgagataataataacaatagtaacaatagcagtgtaaataatgagaaaaaaaggcAGGGTGTTATAACAAGTAATAATGATGGAGCTGATGACAAGAGGTTAAAGTCCACAAATGAAAGTGATTTAGGAGTAACCGGAACAAATGATATGAATAACGGCGGTATAAGCAACAACAATAATGGCGCTAACAATAGCGGTAATGGAAATGCTGGTGGTAAGAAGGACCCAAAAATTCATTACCGAACAGACTACAGAGCATCTGGATTTGCTATTAATAATGTAACactgaatataaatatatatgacaaTGAAACAACAGTGAGATCTATGCTTGATATGATGACTAGTGAACATTATTCAGGAGAAGATTTAGTTTTCGATGGTGTAGGATTGAAAATCAATGAAATATCACttgataacaaaaaattagttGAAGGAGAACAATATACGTATGATAATGAATTTTTAACTATATTTTCCAAGTATGTTCCAAAGGGAAAATTTGTATTCGGTTCGGAAGTTATAATACATCCAGAGACGAATTATGCATTAACTGGTTTATACAAATCGAAGAATATAATAGTTTCTCAATGTGAAGCTACAGGATTTCGTcgtataacattttttattgataGACCAGATATGATGGCAAAGTATGATGTAACACTAACAGCTGAGAAGGCAAAATACCCCATACTTTTAAGTAATGgagataaattaaatgaatttgAAATACCAGGAGGTAGACATGGTGCAAGATTTAATGATCCTCATTTGAAACCATGCTATTTATTTGCTGTAGTTGCAGGAGACCTTAAACATTTAAGTGATAAGTATGTTACCAAGTTTTCAAAAAGAAATGTagaattatatgtttttgctgaagaaaaatatgtatcaaaattaaaatgggCTTTAGAATGTCTAAAAAAAGCTATGAAATTTGATGAAGATTATTTTGGTTTAGAATATGATTTATCTAGATTGAATTTAGTGGCTGTATCCGATTTCAATGTTGGTGCAATGGAAAATAAAggattaaatatatttaatgcaaATTCATTGTTAGCTTCTAAAAAAACATCCATCGATTTTTCATATGAACGAATATTAACAGTTGTAGGTCATGAGTATTTTCACAATTATACAGGTAATAGAGTTACACTAAGAGATTGGTTTCAATTAACATTAAAAGAAGGATTAACAGTACATAGAGAAAATTTATTCTCTGAACAAACTACCAAAACTGCTACATTCAGATTAGACCATGTTGATTTGATTAGAAGTGTTCAATTTTTAGAAGATTCCTCTCCTTTGTCTCATCCAATAAGACCAGAATCTTATGTTAGtatggaaaatttttatactaCAACAGTATATGATAAAGGTAGTGAAGTTATGAGAATGTACCAAACAATTTTAGGTGATgagtattataaaaaaggtatggaaatttatattaaaaaaaatgatggaGGTACAGCAACATGTGAAGATTTTAATAGTGCAATGAATGAagcatataaattaaaaaaaggggaTAGTTCATATAATTTAGACCAATATTTATTATGGTATTCTCAAAGTGGAACACCACATGTTACTgcagaatatatatatgatgaacACAAGAAAACTTTTACCATTAATGTAAGTCAGTACACAAATCCTGATGAAaatcaaaaagaaaagaaggcATTATTCATTCCAATGAAAGTTGGTTTTATTAACCCACGTAcaggaaaagaagaaattccTGAAATTAcatatgaatttaaaaaggataaagaaacttttgttatttataatgtCAATGAAAAACCTATTCCATCACTTTTCAGAGGATTTAGTGCACCTGTTTATATTAAAGACAATTTAACGGACGAAGAacgtatattattattaaaatatgacaCAGATTCCTTTGTTAGATATAATGTATGTGTTGATTTGTATATGAAACAAATtgaaaagaattataatgAATTGTTACAGGCCAAAAGTTCACAGGGAAATACCGACATATGTGCAAGTAATGCAGTGAATAATGATGTGAATGCTGGAGGAGATGCTACCTTACATGGTGTGGAAAAATCAAATCTAACCCCTGTTAGTGAAGACTTTATTAATGCTATGAAATATTTCTTGGAAGATGAACATGCAGATCCTGGCTTCAAGTCCTATATAATAACTCTTCCTCGTGatagatatattataaatcatataaaaaatgttgacACAGATGTGCTAGCTGATACGAGAGactttatttataaacaaattggtgataaattaaatgatctttattttaaaatattcaagaAGATTGAATCAAAAGCAGATGATATGACACATTTTAATGATGAATCTTATGTAGACTTTGAACAAATCAATATGagaaaattaagaaatacTTTGTTAACTCTATTAAGTAAAGCCAAATATCCAAATATGTTAGATCATATTATGCAACATTCCAACTCCCCATATCCATCTAACTGGCTTACTAGTTTTGCAGTCTCAGCatattatgataaatattttgaactGTATGATAAGACCTATCAACTTTCCAAAGACGACGAATTACTTTTACAAGAATGGTTAAAAACAGCATCGAGATCTGATAGAAGtgatatatatgatattataaaaaagctAGAAACTGAAGTTTTAAAAGATAGTAAAAACCCAAATGTTATTAGAGCAGTATATCTTCCATTTACGTTCAACTTAAGGTACTTTAATGATATATCGGGAAAGGGATACAAATTATTAGCAGATGTTATTATGAAAGTTGATAAGTTCAATCCTATGGTAGCAACACAGTTATGTGATCCATTTAAATTATGGAATAAGTTAGACTTAAAAAGACAAGATTTAATGCTTAGCGAAATGAACAGAGTACTAGAAATGGAAAACATTTCAAATAACTTAAAGGAATACTTACTAAGATTAACAAACAAATTGTAGGAAGATTGTCATCCTtgttgtataataatatattttaactgcTTTTATGAAATGAGACCTTTGTGCAGCATATTCGTGTgaagtattttaaaaaaaaaaaaaaaaaaaaaaaaaaaacacacaaatacaatacaaatacatatatatacatgtatatacatgtatacatacccATATACACACCCGTACACagatatatatctttattttttccatttaatgCTGCATATATCAAGTATACACTGCTGTAGCATATGTAGaaagttattatatataaatatttttgcaaaattttaattttttgttcagaagaaaaaaaaaaaaaaaaaaaaaaaattacatcaTTATGAACGCTAGCTATATCACGAATTCATAAAAGGAACTCAGCTTTGTATTCATTAATCGGTTAATTGATTAAAGAAAAACTCAGGCATCCAGGATGGGCGCATTTTCATATACGCATAAGCAtaaatgtaaacatatatatgtgcaactgtatatatatacatatatatatatatatatatatatatatatatatattacatttatctTATGCACCTTGAGGAACAGAACATTTTGTcgctttaattttttcgtgTGCTTTTCACGCGCAAACCTAAATGCGGCTAAACAAGCAGCTACAATTATATCTTATCAAGGATTATTGTGTAAAAAGTtcacttaatattttttatattatttggattataataaaattaaaaatatgcctTTAAAGGTATTTTTGTAACGTATATATGATTAAACCATTTGTGGGTATAGGTTTTGTGTACCGACGAAGTTACATTTGAATATATGCATTTCGTACAAATTAGTACgctacacatatatatatatacagagaGAGAGAGACccacatgtgtacatatgtataatcaTATAAGCAATATGATCATTTCTGCCTTTTTGCATATATGATAATTTGCATCCGTTTTAACGCAAATTAGCAAGAATGAAGTTAACCTTACGTACCACTAAAATGTTTGACCAGTTTTTCACTAATTGATGGTAAAAACTTGAACAGTCAGTAGAACTATGTTcacatttgtaaaaaatgtttacagctgtacataaataaatcaaaccaaacatatgtaattttattctttatatatataatgaaacacctttttattcatatttttaattacaattttctgttttttcctgactattcaaaaatatactaaattCACAATTTAACAAAAGCAGGAATATATGCATTCCCATACACTTTCTAAAATTAATGACCCGTTCACTCATTAAAGTATTTAGGACTAATGAAAAAGATTTACATTTTGCATTCGAAATTGGAATGAATGATTATATAGCGCCTATAAATTAAACAGAGGGCTACATATTTTAACGTACACATTTTTCCGAGAAATAACTCAAATATTCATTTCAGCTGTTTTTGTTCTCacacaataaaaaaaaaaaattgtatagaattaaattaaattatattttattgtattgtattatattaacataaaataatatagccAGACTTTCCCTACAGATAAATGAATTATCGAGTTGACGTATAAATTAACCTTCAATTGTTATGTAAATTGTTCACGGATACTGTTTTTgctataaatattcaaatgcACTCGCAAAAATGTGTAAATAAGTGTAATGatgtatatttaagaaaaaaaagcacaCTACTGCCTTCGCCTTGAaatgttcttttttctttcaatatggaaaaaattataattattttttaaataaaaaaaaaaaaaaagttatccACTTTCTTATAATAATTGCTATGTATTATATACCCAACGACTGAAcagtaatgataaaaatagtgtagccaaaaaaaaaaaaaaaaaaaaaaaaaaaatcataaaacgtatgtaatatatatatatgtatatatatatatatgtgtatgtattatatatatgtatcatgcatatatacgtaagCGCATACGTGTGCAAATGCATACACattaatatacacataagCAAATACTTGACCACTGCGCAAAATTGCCAAAATGCtagattataattttaacataaaattttaaaagcacataatatattttcattcagTGATCCATATATAGATACGTTCacacatatttaatatattttactttggTTAAaggtaaaagaaaaaattttaaaataattcaaagaGCAAATTTCATATGTGACAAGGCacaatgaatattttttttgacacAAATGCGTATGAACAAAAATgggtaaatttttaaagtgttaaaaaagaaaagataagataagaaaaagataagaaaagaaaaagataagaaaagaaaaagataagaaaagaaaaagataagaaaagaaaaagataagaaaagaaaaagataagaaaagaaaaagataagaaaagaaaaagataagaaaagaaaaagataagaaaagaaaaagataagaaaagaaaaagatatgaaaaagaataagaataagaataagaataaggAATTGAAACAATACAATGCAAAAGAGGCAGTTaaggaaataattttaaaatgttttgaaaaatacgcatttttatatatattatcgataaagaaaaaacagtgatatgatataatatatatatatatatattaaatatcaGATATATGTTTGAAAAACCAATGTAACGAATATAACGAATGAAACGAATATAACGAATGAAACGAATATAACGAATGAAACGAATATAACGAATGAAACGAATATAACGAATGAAACGAATATAACGAATGAAACGAATATAACAAATGAAACGAATATAACGAATGCAACGAATGTACGAAAGTACGAACGTGctaattacataaaatttacaGTGACACGATATTGCCTCCTTTTTGCGGAATTGAAggcataaatacattttacgCATTTTTAAGGTGGAATAATTTTTCacaagataaaataaaaatgagaacTGTGTTTACCATTTTTAAGGACAATTCAAAgattaaattttttccttattaagcgtttgataattttataaagatatatgtgtgtataattatttatttaagcatatttgtaaattattcAATAATGTGACTGTTTTGGGAAGTACACCTTCTATTTACACAAATTtcaacattttatataacatttttttttttttttttttgtgggTACTCGTAATTCTtacctattttttattacgcTTTACGTATTACATTTTTGCCATCTGCATTTCCATATCTCTATTTACTTATTACACTTTTCCAATAGCACTTTTTTTGTGTCCCTAAGCGGTCTACTTCTTTACACttgctatatatatttttttttttttttccgaaAAATGACAAAAGCAACAACTGAAAATGAAGAACCTGGTATAGTTTACAAAGTAGCAGGGTCCCTGGTTATAGCAGAGAATATGAGTGGGACAAGAATGTACGAGCTAGCTAAAGTAGGATGGAACAAATTAGTAGGGGAAATTATAAGATTAGAAGGgaattatgcatatatacaagtGTACGAAGACACATCTGGTTTATCTGTAGGAGATCCTGTAACAAAAACAGGAAATGCTTTATCTGTAGAATTAGGACCAGGAATATTAGATAACATATATGATGGTATTCAAAGACCATTAGAAAGAATTGCAAATGTATGTGGTgatgtgtacatatttaaagGAATTGATATGACTTCTTTAGATCATGAAAAACAGTGGAATTTTTATGctgataaaaatgtaaaaataaatgatatagtAACAGGTGGAGATATGTTTGGATATgtagatgaaaataaattatttaaagaacATAAAATTATGGCCCCACCTAATGCTAAAGGTCGTGTTACGTATATTGCACCTGATGGaacatatacattaaaagacaaaatatttgaattagAATATCAGGGGAAAAAGTTTACTTATGGTTTATCTCATTTATGGCCAGTAAGAGAACCTAGACCTGTTCTAGAAAAAGTAACAGGtgatacattattattaacaggACAAAGAGTTTTAGATTCATTATTTCCAACAGTACAAGGTGGTACTTGTGCTATTCCAGGTGCATTTGGTTGTGGAAAGACATGTGTATCTCAAGCTTTATCAAAATATTCGAATAGTgaagtaattatatatgttggATGTGGAGAAAGAGGTAATGAAATGGCTGAAATTTTATCAGATTTTCCTGAATTAACAACAAAAGTAGATAATGAAGATGTTGGAATAATGCAAAGAACATGCTTAGTAGCCAATACTTCAAAT
It encodes the following:
- a CDS encoding M1-family alanyl aminopeptidase, with protein sequence MILKKLLNFNIFLVTVLSLANTNYDKKNTCMIKNIFRNNSSSIVGRLLNVNSNKKKLSTHINFPSLIYEQIKFSKFLNLDNIFEKDIIKSIKHKIKRPPSYIIQKRLMSEKGDNNNNSNNSSVNNEKKRQGVITSNNDGADDKRLKSTNESDLGVTGTNDMNNGGISNNNNGANNSGNGNAGGKKDPKIHYRTDYRASGFAINNVTLNINIYDNETTVRSMLDMMTSEHYSGEDLVFDGVGLKINEISLDNKKLVEGEQYTYDNEFLTIFSKYVPKGKFVFGSEVIIHPETNYALTGLYKSKNIIVSQCEATGFRRITFFIDRPDMMAKYDVTLTAEKAKYPILLSNGDKLNEFEIPGGRHGARFNDPHLKPCYLFAVVAGDLKHLSDKYVTKFSKRNVELYVFAEEKYVSKLKWALECLKKAMKFDEDYFGLEYDLSRLNLVAVSDFNVGAMENKGLNIFNANSLLASKKTSIDFSYERILTVVGHEYFHNYTGNRVTLRDWFQLTLKEGLTVHRENLFSEQTTKTATFRLDHVDLIRSVQFLEDSSPLSHPIRPESYVSMENFYTTTVYDKGSEVMRMYQTILGDEYYKKGMEIYIKKNDGGTATCEDFNSAMNEAYKLKKGDSSYNLDQYLLWYSQSGTPHVTAEYIYDEHKKTFTINVSQYTNPDENQKEKKALFIPMKVGFINPRTGKEEIPEITYEFKKDKETFVIYNVNEKPIPSLFRGFSAPVYIKDNLTDEERILLLKYDTDSFVRYNVCVDLYMKQIEKNYNELLQAKSSQGNTDICASNAVNNDVNAGGDATLHGVEKSNLTPVSEDFINAMKYFLEDEHADPGFKSYIITLPRDRYIINHIKNVDTDVLADTRDFIYKQIGDKLNDLYFKIFKKIESKADDMTHFNDESYVDFEQINMRKLRNTLLTLLSKAKYPNMLDHIMQHSNSPYPSNWLTSFAVSAYYDKYFELYDKTYQLSKDDELLLQEWLKTASRSDRSDIYDIIKKLETEVLKDSKNPNVIRAVYLPFTFNLRYFNDISGKGYKLLADVIMKVDKFNPMVATQLCDPFKLWNKLDLKRQDLMLSEMNRVLEMENISNNLKEYLLRLTNKL
- a CDS encoding V-type proton ATPase catalytic subunit A; translation: MTKATTENEEPGIVYKVAGSLVIAENMSGTRMYELAKVGWNKLVGEIIRLEGNYAYIQVYEDTSGLSVGDPVTKTGNALSVELGPGILDNIYDGIQRPLERIANVCGDVYIFKGIDMTSLDHEKQWNFYADKNVKINDIVTGGDMFGYVDENKLFKEHKIMAPPNAKGRVTYIAPDGTYTLKDKIFELEYQGKKFTYGLSHLWPVREPRPVLEKVTGDTLLLTGQRVLDSLFPTVQGGTCAIPGAFGCGKTCVSQALSKYSNSEVIIYVGCGERGNEMAEILSDFPELTTKVDNEDVGIMQRTCLVANTSNMPVAAREASIYTGITLCEYFRDMGYNATMMADSTSRWAEALREISGRLAEMPADSGYPAYLGARLASFYERAGKVKCIGSPSRMGSITIVGAVSPPGGDFSDPVTTATMSIVQAFWGLDKKLAQRKHFPSVNWSTSFSKYVRQLEQYFDNFDQDFLSLRQKISDILQQESDLNDIVQLVGKDSLSEDQKVVMEVAKIIREDFLQQNAFSDYDYMCPLQKTVGMMKIICHFYGQCLRTLQEYDSRERKIGWGSIYNTLRPTINKITHMKFESPKNTDEYFKKYFKALEEEITVGLRNLVEK